In a genomic window of Siniperca chuatsi isolate FFG_IHB_CAS linkage group LG1, ASM2008510v1, whole genome shotgun sequence:
- the LOC122876766 gene encoding uncharacterized protein LOC122876766 isoform X1 yields MSATDPFQELVDILCRGLIAPPSTTSTTATSASAPVTPAVLPCTSPMAKPAPFSGSAEDCNGFILQCSLVLGMQSSWRHWLEGAQHPFTVLTDHKNLEYQEGQTTILARHAGPCLSLDSISISHIAPEPRTPKQMRYPVYTLLKTPLTSKLCPLPMPNRPFPWSGEPSEVPACRLLVQREREGLGRGSLSTLKSTLQAQVDSRP; encoded by the exons ATGAGTGCCACGGATCCGTTCCAGGAGTTGGTGGACATCCTGTGCCGTGGCCTCATCGCTCCACCATCAACCACATCCACCACCGCCACTTCCGCTTCCGCTCCAGTCACACCAGCAGTTCTGCCCTGtaccagtcccatggccaaaccagcgcccttctctggctcggcggAGGACTGCAATGGTTTCATCTTGCAATGTTCCCTGGTCCTGGGGATGCAATCTTcatggaggcattggctggagggcgCCCAACATCCCTTCACAGTATTGACAGATCACAAAAATTTAGAATATCAAGAAGGCCAAACGACAATCCTTGCCAGGCACGCTGGGCCCTGTCTTTCACTAGATTCCATTTCAATATCTCATATCGCCCCGGAACCAAGAACTCCAAAGCAGATGCGCTATCCCGTCTACACGCTCCTGAAGACACCACTGACAA GCAAACTGTGTCCCCTTCCGATGCCCAACAGACCCTTCCCATGGTCTGGAGAGCCCTCGGAGGTTCCCGCCTGTAGACTACTGGttcagagagagcgagagggtctgggacgtGGCTCACTGTCAACTCTGAagagcactctgcaggcgcaggTTGACAGTCGACCGTAG
- the LOC122876766 gene encoding uncharacterized protein LOC122876766 isoform X2 produces MSATDPFQELVDILCRGLIAPPSTTSTTATSASAPVTPAVLPCTSPMAKPAPFSGSAEDCNGFILQCSLVLGMQSSWRHWLEGAQHPFTVLTDHKNLEYQEGQTTILARHAGPCLSLDSISISHIAPEPRTPKQMRYPVYTLLKTPLTICPKNPAQPTHPHFSYISGH; encoded by the exons ATGAGTGCCACGGATCCGTTCCAGGAGTTGGTGGACATCCTGTGCCGTGGCCTCATCGCTCCACCATCAACCACATCCACCACCGCCACTTCCGCTTCCGCTCCAGTCACACCAGCAGTTCTGCCCTGtaccagtcccatggccaaaccagcgcccttctctggctcggcggAGGACTGCAATGGTTTCATCTTGCAATGTTCCCTGGTCCTGGGGATGCAATCTTcatggaggcattggctggagggcgCCCAACATCCCTTCACAGTATTGACAGATCACAAAAATTTAGAATATCAAGAAGGCCAAACGACAATCCTTGCCAGGCACGCTGGGCCCTGTCTTTCACTAGATTCCATTTCAATATCTCATATCGCCCCGGAACCAAGAACTCCAAAGCAGATGCGCTATCCCGTCTACACGCTCCTGAAGACACCACTGACAA TATGTCCCAAGAACCCAGCGCAACCAACTCATCCACACTTCTCATACATCTCTGGGCACTAG